Proteins from one Chanodichthys erythropterus isolate Z2021 chromosome 15, ASM2448905v1, whole genome shotgun sequence genomic window:
- the LOC137037244 gene encoding E3 ubiquitin-protein ligase TRIM39-like isoform X1 encodes MAESSPISTKEIKTRRWSITEPPLMSSSSGPLTEELQCSICLDVFNDPVTTPCGHNFCKTCLNKCWDNSQTCNCPYCKETFKIRPDLKINTTLREVVDHYKKKSPERKPEVLKKPEVLCDVCEERKLKALKSCLVCQSSYCETHLEPHLRVAGLKKHKLINPVRNLENYICQKHERPLELFCRDDQTCVCTMCVVKDHQNHNTVPIEEESEEKKTQLMKTQKDVQQMIQDRIKKIQDVKHSAEVRKRNTEEEKAARVELFTDLIRSIGRCQTELLEMMEEQQKTAEKQEEVLIEELEQEITELKMRNTELEQLSHTEDHLHLLQIHSSLCSFRNTRSWSEISINTDETLEPLRKALTRLQDTLQEKLTLTVLKRMQQYEVDVTLDPDTAHPKLILSDDGKQVRHGDKRQKLPEKPKRFDTDVSVLGKEGFSSRRFYFEVQVKGKTKWDLGVARESINRKGETPLTPSDGYWTVIMRNGNEYKACAGPPVPLCVRVKPQRVGVFVDYEEGLVSFYDVESSSHIYSYTVLKRMQQYEVDVTLDPDTAHPKLILSDDGKQVRHGDKRQKLPEKPKRFDTDVSVLGKEGFSSRRFYFEVQVKGKTKWDLGVARESINRKGETPLTPSDGYWTVIMRNGNEYKACAGPPVPLCVRVKPQRVGVFVDYEEGLVSFYDVESSSHIYSYTGQSFTGKLYPYFSPCTNDGGKNSTPLIITPVKYNK; translated from the exons atGGCAGAATCTTCACCAATATcaacaaaagaaataaaaaccagGAGATGGAGTATAACTGAACCTCCAT TGATGTCATCCTCCAGCGGTCCACTGACTGAGGAGCTTCAGTGCTCGATATGTCTGGACGTGTTCAATGATCCAGTCACCACTCCATGTGGACACAACTTCTGCAAAACATGTCTGAATAAGTGCTGGGACAACAGCCAGACCTGCAACTGTCCATATTGTAAAGAAACATTCAAGATCAGACCTGATCTCAAGATCAATACCACACTCCGAGAAGTTGTAGATCActataaaaagaaaagtcctGAAAGAAAACCTGAAGTTCTGAAAAAACCTGAAGTTCTGTGTGACGTCTGTGAGGAAAGAAAGCTGAAAGCCCTGAAGTCGTGTCTGGTGTGTCAGAGCTCTTACTGTGAAACTCACCTGGAGCCTCATTTGAGAGTGGCAGGTTTAAAGAAACACAAACTGATCAATCCTGTGAGGAATCTGGAGAACTATATATGTCAGAAACATGAGAGACCTCTGGAGCTGTTCTGTAGAGATGATCAGACATGTGTGTGTACGATGTGTGTTGTGAAAGACCACCAAAATCACAACACTGTTCCTATAGAAGAAGAGAGTGAAGAGAAGAAG ACTCAACTGATGAAGACACAGAAAGACGTGCAGCAGATGATCCAGGACAGAATCAAGAAGATTCAAGACGTCAAACACTCAGCAGAAGTCAGAAAA AGAAACACAGAGGAGGAGAAAGCAGCCCGTGTCGAGCTCTTCACTGATCTCATCCGCTCCATTGGGAGATGTCAGACTGAACTGCTGGAGATGATGGAGGAGCAGCAGAAAACAGCAGAGAAACAGGAGGAAGTGCTCATTGAAGAGCTGGAGCAGGAGATCACTGAGCTAAAGATGAGAAACACTGAGCTGGAGCAGCTATCACACACTGAAGATCACCTCCACCTCCTACAG ATTCACTCGTCCTTGTGCAGCTTTCGAAACACTAGGAGCTGGTCTGAGATCAGTATAAATACTGATGAGACTCTGGAGCCTCTGAGGAAAGCTCTGACTCGACTGCAGGACACTCTACAGGAGAAACTCACACTAACTG TGCTGAAGAGGATGCAGCAGTATGAAG TGGATGTGACTCTGGATCCTGATACAGCTCATCCTAAACTCATCCTGTCTGATGATGGAAAACAAGTGAGACATGGAGACAAAAGACAGAAACTCCCAGAAAAACCAAAGAGATTTGATACTGACGTATCTGTCCTGGGAAAGGAGGGATTCTCCTCAAGGAGATTTTATTTTGAGGTGCAGGTGAAGGGAAAGACTAAATGGGATTTAGGAGTGGCCAGAGAATCCATTAACAGGAAGGGAGAGACCCCACTGACTCCCAGTGATGGATACTGGACTGTGATTATGAGGAATGGGAACGAATATAAAGCCTGTGCTGGTCCTCCTGTCCctctgtgtgtgagagtgaagCCGCAGCGGGTCGGTGTGTTTGTGGATTATGAGGAGGGTCTGGTCTCCTTTTATGATGTGGAGTCCAGCTCTCATATCTACTCTTACACTG TGCTGAAGAGGATGCAGCAGTATGAAG TGGATGTGACTCTGGATCCTGATACAGCTCATCCTAAACTCATCCTGTCTGATGATGGAAAACAAGTGAGACATGGAGACAAAAGACAGAAACTCCCAGAAAAACCAAAGAGATTTGATACTGACGTATCTGTCCTGGGAAAGGAGGGATTCTCCTCAAGGAGATTTTATTTTGAGGTGCAGGTGAAGGGAAAGACTAAATGGGATTTAGGAGTGGCCAGAGAATCCATTAACAGGAAGGGAGAGACCCCACTGACTCCCAGTGATGGATACTGGACTGTGATTATGAGGAATGGGAACGAATATAAAGCCTGTGCTGGTCCTCCTGTCCctctgtgtgtgagagtgaagCCGCAGCGGGTCGGTGTGTTTGTGGATTATGAGGAGGGTCTGGTCTCCTTTTATGATGTGGAGTCCAGCTCTCATATCTACTCTTACACTGGTCAGTCTTTCACTGGGAAACTCTATCCATATTTTAGCCCATGCACTAATGATGGAGGTAAAAACTCAACTCCACTGATCATCACACCTGTCAAATACAATAAATGA
- the LOC137037244 gene encoding E3 ubiquitin-protein ligase TRIM39-like isoform X2 translates to MAESSPISTKEIKTRRWSITEPPLMSSSSGPLTEELQCSICLDVFNDPVTTPCGHNFCKTCLNKCWDNSQTCNCPYCKETFKIRPDLKINTTLREVVDHYKKKSPERKPEVLKKPEVLCDVCEERKLKALKSCLVCQSSYCETHLEPHLRVAGLKKHKLINPVRNLENYICQKHERPLELFCRDDQTCVCTMCVVKDHQNHNTVPIEEESEEKKTQLMKTQKDVQQMIQDRIKKIQDVKHSAEVRKRNTEEEKAARVELFTDLIRSIGRCQTELLEMMEEQQKTAEKQEEVLIEELEQEITELKMRNTELEQLSHTEDHLHLLQIHSSLCSFRNTRSWSEISINTDETLEPLRKALTRLQDTLQEKLTLTVLKRMQQYEVDVTLDPDTAHPKLILSDDGKQVRHGDKRQKLPEKPKRFDTDVSVLGKEGFSSRRFYFEVQVKGKTKWDLGVARESINRKGETPLTPSDGYWTVIMRNGNEYKACAGPPVPLCVRVKPQRVGVFVDYEEGLVSFYDVESSSHIYSYTGQSFTGKLYPYFSPCTNDGGKNSTPLIITPVKYNK, encoded by the exons atGGCAGAATCTTCACCAATATcaacaaaagaaataaaaaccagGAGATGGAGTATAACTGAACCTCCAT TGATGTCATCCTCCAGCGGTCCACTGACTGAGGAGCTTCAGTGCTCGATATGTCTGGACGTGTTCAATGATCCAGTCACCACTCCATGTGGACACAACTTCTGCAAAACATGTCTGAATAAGTGCTGGGACAACAGCCAGACCTGCAACTGTCCATATTGTAAAGAAACATTCAAGATCAGACCTGATCTCAAGATCAATACCACACTCCGAGAAGTTGTAGATCActataaaaagaaaagtcctGAAAGAAAACCTGAAGTTCTGAAAAAACCTGAAGTTCTGTGTGACGTCTGTGAGGAAAGAAAGCTGAAAGCCCTGAAGTCGTGTCTGGTGTGTCAGAGCTCTTACTGTGAAACTCACCTGGAGCCTCATTTGAGAGTGGCAGGTTTAAAGAAACACAAACTGATCAATCCTGTGAGGAATCTGGAGAACTATATATGTCAGAAACATGAGAGACCTCTGGAGCTGTTCTGTAGAGATGATCAGACATGTGTGTGTACGATGTGTGTTGTGAAAGACCACCAAAATCACAACACTGTTCCTATAGAAGAAGAGAGTGAAGAGAAGAAG ACTCAACTGATGAAGACACAGAAAGACGTGCAGCAGATGATCCAGGACAGAATCAAGAAGATTCAAGACGTCAAACACTCAGCAGAAGTCAGAAAA AGAAACACAGAGGAGGAGAAAGCAGCCCGTGTCGAGCTCTTCACTGATCTCATCCGCTCCATTGGGAGATGTCAGACTGAACTGCTGGAGATGATGGAGGAGCAGCAGAAAACAGCAGAGAAACAGGAGGAAGTGCTCATTGAAGAGCTGGAGCAGGAGATCACTGAGCTAAAGATGAGAAACACTGAGCTGGAGCAGCTATCACACACTGAAGATCACCTCCACCTCCTACAG ATTCACTCGTCCTTGTGCAGCTTTCGAAACACTAGGAGCTGGTCTGAGATCAGTATAAATACTGATGAGACTCTGGAGCCTCTGAGGAAAGCTCTGACTCGACTGCAGGACACTCTACAGGAGAAACTCACACTAACTG TGCTGAAGAGGATGCAGCAGTATGAAG TGGATGTGACTCTGGATCCTGATACAGCTCATCCTAAACTCATCCTGTCTGATGATGGAAAACAAGTGAGACATGGAGACAAAAGACAGAAACTCCCAGAAAAACCAAAGAGATTTGATACTGACGTATCTGTCCTGGGAAAGGAGGGATTCTCCTCAAGGAGATTTTATTTTGAGGTGCAGGTGAAGGGAAAGACTAAATGGGATTTAGGAGTGGCCAGAGAATCCATTAACAGGAAGGGAGAGACCCCACTGACTCCCAGTGATGGATACTGGACTGTGATTATGAGGAATGGGAACGAATATAAAGCCTGTGCTGGTCCTCCTGTCCctctgtgtgtgagagtgaagCCGCAGCGGGTCGGTGTGTTTGTGGATTATGAGGAGGGTCTGGTCTCCTTTTATGATGTGGAGTCCAGCTCTCATATCTACTCTTACACTGGTCAGTCTTTCACTGGGAAACTCTATCCATATTTTAGCCCATGCACTAATGATGGAGGTAAAAACTCAACTCCACTGATCATCACACCTGTCAAATACAATAAATGA
- the LOC137037244 gene encoding uncharacterized protein isoform X3: MKTQKDVQQMIQDRIKKIQDVKHSAEVRKRNTEEEKAARVELFTDLIRSIGRCQTELLEMMEEQQKTAEKQEEVLIEELEQEITELKMRNTELEQLSHTEDHLHLLQIHSSLCSFRNTRSWSEISINTDETLEPLRKALTRLQDTLQEKLTLTVLKRMQQYEVDVTLDPDTAHPKLILSDDGKQVRHGDKRQKLPEKPKRFDTDVSVLGKEGFSSRRFYFEVQVKGKTKWDLGVARESINRKGETPLTPSDGYWTVIMRNGNEYKACAGPPVPLCVRVKPQRVGVFVDYEEGLVSFYDVESSSHIYSYTVLKRMQQYEVDVTLDPDTAHPKLILSDDGKQVRHGDKRQKLPEKPKRFDTDVSVLGKEGFSSRRFYFEVQVKGKTKWDLGVARESINRKGETPLTPSDGYWTVIMRNGNEYKACAGPPVPLCVRVKPQRVGVFVDYEEGLVSFYDVESSSHIYSYTGQSFTGKLYPYFSPCTNDGGKNSTPLIITPVKYNK, encoded by the exons ATGAAGACACAGAAAGACGTGCAGCAGATGATCCAGGACAGAATCAAGAAGATTCAAGACGTCAAACACTCAGCAGAAGTCAGAAAA AGAAACACAGAGGAGGAGAAAGCAGCCCGTGTCGAGCTCTTCACTGATCTCATCCGCTCCATTGGGAGATGTCAGACTGAACTGCTGGAGATGATGGAGGAGCAGCAGAAAACAGCAGAGAAACAGGAGGAAGTGCTCATTGAAGAGCTGGAGCAGGAGATCACTGAGCTAAAGATGAGAAACACTGAGCTGGAGCAGCTATCACACACTGAAGATCACCTCCACCTCCTACAG ATTCACTCGTCCTTGTGCAGCTTTCGAAACACTAGGAGCTGGTCTGAGATCAGTATAAATACTGATGAGACTCTGGAGCCTCTGAGGAAAGCTCTGACTCGACTGCAGGACACTCTACAGGAGAAACTCACACTAACTG TGCTGAAGAGGATGCAGCAGTATGAAG TGGATGTGACTCTGGATCCTGATACAGCTCATCCTAAACTCATCCTGTCTGATGATGGAAAACAAGTGAGACATGGAGACAAAAGACAGAAACTCCCAGAAAAACCAAAGAGATTTGATACTGACGTATCTGTCCTGGGAAAGGAGGGATTCTCCTCAAGGAGATTTTATTTTGAGGTGCAGGTGAAGGGAAAGACTAAATGGGATTTAGGAGTGGCCAGAGAATCCATTAACAGGAAGGGAGAGACCCCACTGACTCCCAGTGATGGATACTGGACTGTGATTATGAGGAATGGGAACGAATATAAAGCCTGTGCTGGTCCTCCTGTCCctctgtgtgtgagagtgaagCCGCAGCGGGTCGGTGTGTTTGTGGATTATGAGGAGGGTCTGGTCTCCTTTTATGATGTGGAGTCCAGCTCTCATATCTACTCTTACACTG TGCTGAAGAGGATGCAGCAGTATGAAG TGGATGTGACTCTGGATCCTGATACAGCTCATCCTAAACTCATCCTGTCTGATGATGGAAAACAAGTGAGACATGGAGACAAAAGACAGAAACTCCCAGAAAAACCAAAGAGATTTGATACTGACGTATCTGTCCTGGGAAAGGAGGGATTCTCCTCAAGGAGATTTTATTTTGAGGTGCAGGTGAAGGGAAAGACTAAATGGGATTTAGGAGTGGCCAGAGAATCCATTAACAGGAAGGGAGAGACCCCACTGACTCCCAGTGATGGATACTGGACTGTGATTATGAGGAATGGGAACGAATATAAAGCCTGTGCTGGTCCTCCTGTCCctctgtgtgtgagagtgaagCCGCAGCGGGTCGGTGTGTTTGTGGATTATGAGGAGGGTCTGGTCTCCTTTTATGATGTGGAGTCCAGCTCTCATATCTACTCTTACACTGGTCAGTCTTTCACTGGGAAACTCTATCCATATTTTAGCCCATGCACTAATGATGGAGGTAAAAACTCAACTCCACTGATCATCACACCTGTCAAATACAATAAATGA